A section of the Chryseobacterium ginsenosidimutans genome encodes:
- a CDS encoding SDR family oxidoreductase yields the protein MENLQLQNKSVLITGADSGIGKAVALLFAREGANISFIHYKDYKDAEKAKNEISELGRKVISFGGDVNDTEFCEEVVAKTVAEFGGIDILINNAGTQTPCDNIADLKEEDIRKTFNSNIIGMILLTKTVFPHLKQGSCIINTTSAVAYLGHEELLDYSATKGAIVSFTRSLALQSKPKGIRVNAVAPGPVATPLTEKTFGEEEEDENKPPLQRNASTDEVATSFLFLATEASAQITGQVLHPNGGLIVNG from the coding sequence ATGGAAAACTTGCAATTACAAAACAAATCAGTTCTTATTACAGGAGCAGACAGCGGAATAGGAAAGGCTGTTGCTTTACTTTTTGCCAGAGAAGGCGCTAATATTTCATTTATTCATTACAAAGATTATAAAGATGCCGAAAAGGCCAAAAATGAAATTTCCGAACTGGGAAGAAAAGTGATCTCGTTTGGAGGTGATGTTAATGATACAGAGTTTTGTGAAGAAGTAGTCGCAAAAACAGTTGCTGAATTTGGCGGGATTGATATTTTAATTAATAATGCAGGAACACAAACTCCATGCGATAATATTGCAGATCTCAAAGAAGAAGATATCAGAAAGACTTTTAATTCTAATATCATCGGAATGATCTTATTAACAAAAACTGTATTTCCACATCTGAAACAAGGAAGTTGTATCATCAATACAACATCGGCTGTTGCTTATCTTGGGCATGAGGAATTACTGGATTATTCTGCTACAAAAGGAGCTATTGTTTCCTTTACACGTTCATTGGCCTTGCAGTCGAAACCTAAAGGGATCAGGGTAAATGCTGTTGCTCCAGGACCTGTTGCGACACCGCTTACCGAAAAAACTTTTGGCGAAGAGGAAGAAGACGAAAACAAACCGCCTCTACAGCGAAACGCTTCTACGGATGAAGTTGCTACAAGTTTTTTATTTTTAGCAACAGAAGCTTCAGCGCAGATCACAGGTCAGGTTTTACATCCAAACGGAGGTTTAATTGTAAATGGATAA
- a CDS encoding MarR family winged helix-turn-helix transcriptional regulator, with product MNYKITKEVIGLLEQFEEENMMNSYSHDTLGFRKWISDREISKNFKHENEPYWEGKENGRTPESAISTLLVHLNRYAKTYSKSAIAGSDFSTQEDFIYLINLQALGTMTKTELIKKNIHDKPAGMLIIKRLLNNGWIQQIESEIDKRNKVISITEKGQQALELQMKNIRNATEIVAGNLNHHEKIELIRILNKLDRFHYTIFSRNINSKELIDTVYKEYSLKN from the coding sequence ATGAATTATAAGATCACAAAAGAAGTTATCGGTTTGTTGGAACAATTTGAAGAGGAAAATATGATGAATTCTTATTCTCACGATACATTGGGATTTAGGAAATGGATCAGCGATAGAGAGATTTCTAAAAATTTCAAGCATGAAAATGAGCCATATTGGGAAGGAAAAGAGAACGGCAGAACACCTGAAAGCGCCATAAGCACTTTACTTGTGCATCTTAACAGGTATGCCAAAACGTATTCTAAATCAGCTATTGCAGGTTCTGATTTTTCTACGCAGGAAGATTTTATTTATCTCATTAATCTGCAGGCTTTGGGTACGATGACAAAAACAGAGCTTATTAAAAAAAATATCCATGATAAACCTGCAGGAATGCTCATTATAAAAAGGCTGTTAAACAATGGATGGATCCAACAAATTGAATCTGAAATTGATAAACGTAATAAAGTAATCAGTATTACTGAAAAAGGACAGCAGGCTTTGGAACTGCAGATGAAAAATATCAGAAACGCCACAGAAATTGTAGCCGGAAACCTGAATCATCACGAAAAGATAGAACTGATACGGATTCTCAATAAGCTAGACCGTTTTCACTATACCATATTTTCCCGCAATATAAACAGCAAAGAACTCATTGACACTGTTTACAAAGAATATTCACTTAAAAACTAA
- a CDS encoding FAD-dependent oxidoreductase, whose product MEKPIIFSIDDDQQVLNAIARDLKTKYNNQYKIISTTSAKEALERITELKNEARAIAMFICDQRMPEMEGVEFLEETLKIYPEAKRILLTAYSDTEAAINAINKVQLDYYLMKPWDPAEEKLYPVIDDLLADWQSDYKPDFKGLRVIGYQYSPFSHNIKDYLAANLIPYLWLDIEKNPEAQKLLDINTLTKENLPVVFLDDGSILKQPDIAALAENIGTNPEITAEIYDVVIIGAGPAGLAAAVYGASEGLRTLVVERKAPGGQAGTSSRIENYLGFPSGLTGADLTRRAISQARRLGAEFLSPKEVVDIKEVENYKILTLGDGQEINCRSIIITTGVDYRKLDTKGIEDFTGAGVYYGAAITEASACKNKSVYIVGGGNSAGQSAVYLSKFADKVYIIIRRDSLSYTMSSYLIQQIADLPNIEVLTDTEVREAKGDTHLENLIIEHLPTGETTTGDAAALYIFIGAKPFTDWLGASVRRDQKGFIETGRDLTAYPEFTKSWKLSRDPFLLETSLPGIFAAGDVRSGAMNRVASAVGEGSMAISFVHKYLAEN is encoded by the coding sequence ATGGAAAAACCTATTATTTTTTCAATAGATGACGATCAACAGGTATTAAATGCCATTGCAAGAGATCTTAAAACAAAATATAACAATCAATATAAAATTATCAGCACAACTTCTGCAAAAGAAGCACTTGAACGAATTACTGAACTGAAAAATGAAGCCCGGGCAATAGCAATGTTTATCTGCGACCAGCGTATGCCGGAAATGGAAGGCGTAGAATTTTTGGAAGAGACCTTAAAAATATATCCTGAAGCAAAGCGGATTCTGCTTACGGCTTATTCCGACACAGAAGCAGCAATTAATGCGATTAATAAAGTTCAGCTCGATTATTATCTAATGAAACCTTGGGACCCCGCAGAAGAGAAATTATATCCTGTAATTGATGATTTATTGGCTGACTGGCAAAGTGATTATAAGCCCGATTTTAAAGGTTTAAGGGTTATAGGTTATCAGTATTCACCATTTTCGCATAATATAAAAGATTATCTGGCAGCAAACCTCATACCTTATTTGTGGCTTGATATAGAAAAAAATCCGGAAGCTCAAAAATTATTGGATATCAATACGCTTACAAAAGAAAATCTGCCGGTTGTATTTCTTGATGACGGTTCTATACTGAAACAGCCGGATATAGCTGCTCTTGCAGAAAATATAGGTACAAATCCTGAAATTACTGCTGAAATATATGATGTGGTAATTATTGGTGCGGGACCTGCAGGCTTAGCCGCTGCTGTATATGGTGCATCTGAAGGTTTAAGAACATTGGTGGTAGAAAGAAAAGCTCCCGGGGGACAGGCAGGAACAAGTTCGAGAATTGAAAATTATCTTGGTTTTCCATCAGGCTTAACAGGTGCAGATCTTACACGGCGTGCCATAAGCCAAGCCCGCCGTTTGGGTGCAGAATTCTTATCACCGAAAGAAGTAGTTGATATTAAAGAAGTAGAAAACTACAAAATACTCACATTGGGAGACGGGCAGGAAATTAATTGCCGCTCGATAATAATCACAACAGGAGTTGATTATAGAAAACTTGATACAAAAGGCATTGAAGATTTTACCGGAGCGGGAGTTTATTATGGTGCTGCCATTACAGAAGCTTCGGCATGTAAAAATAAAAGCGTTTATATTGTAGGTGGCGGTAACTCTGCAGGACAATCGGCTGTGTACCTTTCAAAGTTTGCCGATAAAGTTTATATCATCATACGTAGAGACAGTTTGTCTTACACAATGTCGTCTTATCTCATTCAGCAAATTGCAGATTTACCTAATATTGAAGTTTTAACAGATACCGAAGTCAGAGAAGCTAAAGGTGATACTCATTTGGAAAACCTTATTATTGAGCATCTTCCAACTGGGGAAACAACAACTGGGGATGCTGCGGCACTATACATTTTTATTGGTGCGAAACCCTTTACAGATTGGCTTGGAGCTTCAGTACGACGGGATCAGAAAGGGTTTATAGAAACTGGAAGAGATTTAACGGCGTATCCTGAATTTACAAAAAGCTGGAAGCTCAGCAGAGATCCGTTTTTACTGGAAACAAGTCTTCCGGGGATTTTTGCAGCAGGAGATGTTCGCTCCGGAGCTATGAATAGGGTGGCTTCGGCCGTGGGCGAAGGTTCTATGGCTATTTCTTTCGTACATAAATATCTTGCAGAAAACTAA
- a CDS encoding glycoside hydrolase family 97 protein has product MKKITVETFLFLMACANFEAQSLQSPDGKFVMDFQLKQGIPYYHLTYNGNTVIEDSKLGLRLFNDTGAIPINTKTADTKFDLNNGFTKNDEKYDSKNETWQPVLGEKKSYINHYNELAVTLHQSTTNRNIIIKFRLFNDGLGFRYEFPQQENLNYFTIREEDSEFDFPTDMKAWWIVADYDSQEYPYQTTKISEIPARWDQAFDKHSSQTLIKGAVQSPLMLKKEGKEPLYINVAEAAVLHYPASNLEVDAQNFKFKTHLTPDRQGAKGYIQTSSVTPWRTVIVSPKAEIVLDSKMLFNLNEPTKYKDTSYIKPTKYMGVWWEMIIGKSQWAYGEPKTNIHIGTTDYSKVTPNGKHAANNKKVKEYIDFASENGFDGLLVEGWNIGWEDWINHSKEFVFDFITPNPDFDIKILNEYAHSKGLKLIMHHETSGSAINYERWADQAFQLMNTYGYNSVKTGYVGDIIPRGEHHYSQWMIDHYYRIVEKANDYKIMVNSHESVRPGGESRTYPNWVSAEAARGTEHEAFLGNNPDHQTILPFTRWIGGSMDYTPGIFQTKLDYYFPGDKRFVKTTLVKQLALYVVMYMPVQMAADLPENYKKHMDAFQFIKDVAADWDETKILSAEPGDYIITARKAKGTENWFVGGITDENKRDYKVDFSFLNKNQKYEATIYQDGKDADYIDNPQDYAIYKKTITNKSKIKFKMARSGGFAVTIKPVKN; this is encoded by the coding sequence ATGAAAAAAATAACAGTTGAAACATTCTTGTTCTTAATGGCTTGTGCTAATTTTGAAGCACAATCTTTACAATCGCCTGACGGTAAATTTGTAATGGATTTTCAATTAAAACAGGGAATTCCTTATTATCATCTTACATATAACGGAAATACAGTCATTGAAGATTCTAAATTAGGGTTAAGATTATTTAACGATACCGGAGCTATTCCCATAAATACAAAAACTGCGGATACAAAGTTTGACCTTAATAATGGTTTTACAAAAAATGATGAAAAATATGACTCTAAAAACGAAACATGGCAACCTGTTCTGGGTGAAAAGAAAAGCTACATTAATCATTATAACGAATTGGCAGTTACTTTACATCAAAGTACTACAAACAGAAATATTATTATAAAATTCAGGCTTTTTAATGATGGATTAGGTTTCAGGTATGAATTTCCACAACAAGAAAACCTTAATTATTTCACCATTCGTGAAGAAGATTCTGAATTTGATTTCCCTACTGATATGAAAGCCTGGTGGATCGTTGCCGATTATGATTCTCAGGAATATCCTTATCAGACCACAAAAATATCAGAAATTCCTGCAAGATGGGATCAGGCTTTCGACAAACATTCTTCTCAGACATTAATTAAAGGGGCTGTTCAGTCGCCTTTAATGTTAAAAAAAGAAGGCAAAGAACCTTTATACATCAATGTTGCAGAAGCTGCTGTTCTGCATTATCCTGCTTCAAATCTTGAAGTTGACGCTCAAAATTTTAAGTTTAAAACTCACCTTACTCCAGACAGGCAAGGAGCGAAAGGATATATTCAAACCTCTTCCGTTACCCCTTGGCGAACTGTCATTGTTTCTCCAAAAGCTGAAATTGTATTGGATTCTAAAATGCTCTTTAACCTTAATGAACCTACCAAATATAAAGATACTTCATATATTAAACCGACAAAATATATGGGAGTATGGTGGGAAATGATTATCGGAAAGTCTCAATGGGCTTATGGTGAGCCTAAAACAAACATACACATTGGAACAACTGATTATTCTAAAGTAACACCTAACGGGAAACACGCTGCCAATAATAAGAAAGTAAAAGAATATATCGACTTTGCTTCTGAAAACGGATTCGACGGACTCCTTGTGGAAGGCTGGAATATCGGTTGGGAAGACTGGATCAACCATTCAAAAGAGTTTGTCTTTGATTTTATTACTCCAAATCCCGATTTTGATATCAAAATACTGAACGAATATGCTCATTCTAAAGGTTTAAAGCTTATAATGCATCACGAAACTTCGGGCTCTGCAATCAATTATGAAAGATGGGCAGATCAGGCATTTCAACTGATGAATACTTATGGTTATAATTCTGTAAAAACCGGATACGTGGGTGACATCATTCCTAGAGGGGAACATCATTATTCTCAATGGATGATCGATCATTATTATAGAATCGTGGAAAAGGCAAATGATTACAAAATTATGGTCAATTCACACGAATCTGTTCGTCCGGGTGGAGAAAGCAGAACATATCCCAACTGGGTATCAGCAGAAGCAGCGCGTGGAACGGAGCATGAGGCTTTTTTGGGCAACAATCCCGATCATCAGACCATTCTTCCTTTTACAAGATGGATAGGTGGTTCTATGGATTATACACCGGGAATTTTTCAGACAAAACTAGACTATTATTTCCCTGGTGATAAGCGTTTTGTAAAAACTACTTTGGTAAAACAGTTAGCTTTATATGTCGTAATGTATATGCCGGTACAAATGGCAGCAGATCTGCCCGAAAACTATAAAAAACACATGGATGCATTTCAGTTCATCAAAGATGTAGCAGCAGATTGGGATGAAACAAAGATTTTATCGGCTGAGCCTGGAGATTATATTATTACGGCAAGAAAAGCAAAAGGTACAGAAAACTGGTTTGTCGGCGGGATTACAGATGAAAACAAACGTGACTATAAGGTAGATTTTTCATTCTTAAATAAAAATCAAAAATATGAAGCTACCATCTACCAGGACGGAAAAGATGCTGATTATATTGATAACCCTCAAGATTATGCTATTTATAAAAAGACTATTACCAATAAATCAAAAATTAAATTTAAAATGGCAAGAAGTGGCGGATTTGCAGTGACGATAAAGCCTGTGAAGAATTAA
- a CDS encoding phytoene/squalene synthase family protein, with amino-acid sequence MKKLFDELSYKISKETTKQYSTSFSLGILALASSIRNPIYAIYGYVRLADEIVDSFHEYDKSKLLKKFRNETLEALDERISLNPILQSFQETVHQYNIDASLIDKFLTSMEMDLEKIDYNSDLYKEYILGSAEVVGLMCLQVFVEGNKEQYERLKPFAMKLGSVFQKVNFLRDLKDDYEILGRCYFPDLDISSFDNAVKLSIEKDIATEFKEALEGIKMLPPSSRFGVYVAYRYYNSLFTKIKRRSANTIMSERIRISNGAKISLMMSSYLQYKTSLL; translated from the coding sequence ATGAAAAAATTATTTGATGAGCTCTCTTATAAAATTAGCAAAGAGACTACAAAACAATACAGTACAAGTTTTTCTCTAGGAATTCTTGCCCTTGCATCTTCTATCAGGAATCCCATTTATGCCATTTACGGATATGTCCGTCTGGCAGATGAAATTGTGGACAGTTTCCATGAATATGATAAGAGCAAATTGCTCAAAAAATTCAGAAATGAAACCCTGGAGGCATTGGATGAAAGAATCTCCCTCAACCCTATTCTTCAGTCTTTTCAGGAAACAGTACATCAGTATAATATTGATGCATCGCTTATTGATAAATTTCTGACCAGCATGGAGATGGATCTGGAAAAAATAGATTATAATTCTGATCTTTATAAAGAATATATCCTGGGCTCGGCCGAAGTTGTAGGATTAATGTGTCTTCAGGTATTCGTTGAAGGAAATAAAGAACAATATGAAAGATTAAAACCTTTCGCCATGAAATTGGGTTCTGTTTTTCAGAAAGTAAATTTCTTACGGGATTTGAAAGATGACTATGAGATTTTAGGAAGGTGCTATTTTCCTGATCTGGACATTTCTTCGTTTGACAATGCTGTTAAACTTTCAATTGAAAAAGATATAGCAACAGAATTCAAAGAAGCACTGGAGGGTATAAAAATGCTTCCACCATCATCAAGATTTGGCGTTTATGTTGCCTACCGCTATTACAATTCTCTTTTTACAAAAATAAAAAGAAGATCTGCCAATACCATTATGAGCGAAAGAATAAGAATATCAAACGGAGCGAAAATTTCTCTGATGATGAGCAGTTACTTACAATATAAAACCTCTCTTTTATAG
- a CDS encoding UBP-type zinc finger domain-containing protein → MTEENKICEHLEAIKELKFPLKHECSECVKTGSQWVHLRTCQTCGETLCCDSSPNKHMTKHAHEKSHFVAISAEPGERWLWCYKDEQFAEY, encoded by the coding sequence ATGACAGAAGAAAATAAAATATGTGAACATTTGGAAGCAATTAAAGAATTAAAATTTCCTTTAAAGCACGAATGTTCAGAATGTGTGAAAACAGGTAGCCAATGGGTACATCTTCGTACCTGTCAGACCTGTGGAGAAACCCTTTGCTGTGATTCTTCACCTAATAAACATATGACTAAACATGCTCATGAAAAAAGTCACTTTGTTGCTATTTCGGCTGAGCCGGGAGAACGCTGGCTTTGGTGTTATAAAGATGAACAATTTGCAGAATATTAG
- a CDS encoding Crp/Fnr family transcriptional regulator gives MIIPEDLLLAFGANYEKYESNEIIFHEGSLPKFYFQIVNGTVELSNYHEDGKEFTQNILSNGQSFGESLIFNDKPYPMTAIAKTTCNILKLPKSDFLNLLSQNPKVSLDVFKCLADRLYYKYIMLFNVSSNDPLFKVKAIMNYLKGYNSNNKPYSFQVPLTRQQIANLTGLRVETVIRSVKKLENERVLKIEKGKIFY, from the coding sequence ATGATAATTCCTGAAGATCTATTATTAGCTTTTGGTGCAAACTATGAAAAGTACGAATCCAATGAAATTATTTTTCATGAAGGTAGTTTGCCCAAATTTTATTTTCAGATTGTAAATGGTACTGTTGAATTAAGCAATTACCATGAAGACGGCAAAGAATTTACCCAAAATATTCTTTCCAACGGGCAAAGCTTTGGAGAATCTTTAATTTTTAATGACAAGCCTTATCCAATGACAGCTATTGCCAAAACGACTTGCAATATTCTGAAACTCCCAAAAAGTGACTTTTTAAACTTATTAAGCCAAAATCCTAAAGTATCATTAGATGTATTCAAATGTTTGGCAGACAGATTATATTACAAATATATTATGCTGTTTAATGTGTCATCTAATGATCCGTTATTTAAGGTTAAAGCAATAATGAATTACCTCAAAGGTTATAATTCTAATAATAAACCTTATTCTTTTCAGGTTCCGCTTACTCGTCAACAAATCGCCAACCTGACCGGTCTTCGGGTAGAAACCGTAATCAGATCTGTAAAAAAGCTGGAAAATGAGCGGGTTTTAAAGATCGAAAAAGGTAAAATTTTTTATTAA
- a CDS encoding sensor histidine kinase — MGQNTEILQQFDALIAVPQDQLEWLEEHSKIIDYADGEFINEEGSKIDGPNFILEGRVSLFIKQGNENREISVLSKGNIFGYLPYSRGVIAGVNIQAIGTVKIMSFNTDEINSMIRDQFELTQALVHIMNNRIREFTALQQQNDKMAALGKLAAGLAHEINNPAAALVSDSLSLRQHLRLEPKAFKELTSLHLEAFQVDGVVEELMKILAVTDKPVLSLKEKSKKEEAIADWLDERNVKNAEEISEIFVDFNFTFENLKTFEDLIPENGRSSVFNWLLNILVTEKMIQDIQISSERIAELIKSIKIYTHMDRGSDKMRSNIHDGIRNTISILGHKLRKGNVELDERYDETLPLVMVYPGQLNQVWTNIIDNALDSMETNKKGKIVITTERDREFVKIMVNDNGPGIPDNIKSKIFDPFFTTKEIGKGTGMGLETVQRIILRHKGSIKVESVPGSTTFTICIPINSVISNNL, encoded by the coding sequence ATGGGACAAAATACGGAGATTTTACAGCAATTTGACGCATTGATTGCTGTGCCCCAAGACCAGCTAGAGTGGTTGGAAGAGCATAGTAAAATAATAGATTATGCCGACGGAGAGTTTATTAATGAAGAAGGCAGTAAAATAGATGGTCCTAATTTTATTCTCGAAGGGCGTGTCTCTCTTTTTATTAAACAGGGCAATGAAAACCGTGAAATCTCAGTACTTTCTAAGGGTAATATTTTCGGTTATCTTCCTTATTCGCGAGGGGTAATTGCAGGAGTAAACATTCAGGCAATTGGGACTGTAAAAATCATGTCTTTTAATACCGATGAGATCAACAGTATGATTCGGGATCAATTTGAGCTTACTCAGGCATTGGTACATATTATGAACAACAGGATCAGGGAATTTACAGCCCTTCAGCAGCAAAATGATAAAATGGCAGCTTTGGGAAAGTTAGCAGCGGGTCTGGCTCATGAAATTAATAATCCTGCAGCGGCATTGGTAAGCGATTCTCTTTCACTTAGACAGCATTTGCGCTTGGAACCTAAGGCTTTTAAAGAGCTTACGTCCTTACATTTAGAAGCTTTTCAGGTAGACGGTGTGGTTGAAGAATTAATGAAAATTTTAGCCGTAACCGATAAACCTGTACTGAGCCTTAAGGAAAAGTCTAAAAAAGAAGAAGCTATTGCCGATTGGCTTGATGAACGAAATGTGAAGAATGCGGAAGAGATATCTGAAATTTTTGTTGATTTTAATTTTACTTTTGAAAACTTAAAGACGTTTGAAGATCTGATTCCCGAAAATGGAAGATCTTCGGTTTTTAACTGGCTTTTGAATATTTTGGTGACCGAAAAAATGATACAGGATATTCAGATATCATCAGAAAGAATTGCAGAACTGATCAAATCAATCAAAATCTATACTCATATGGATCGCGGATCCGACAAGATGAGATCAAATATTCATGATGGTATTCGTAATACAATTAGTATTTTAGGACACAAGCTGCGAAAAGGAAATGTAGAATTGGATGAAAGATATGATGAAACCCTTCCATTGGTTATGGTTTATCCGGGACAGCTCAATCAGGTCTGGACAAATATTATTGATAATGCGCTTGACAGCATGGAAACCAATAAAAAAGGGAAAATTGTCATTACCACAGAAAGAGACCGTGAATTTGTAAAGATAATGGTTAATGATAACGGACCCGGAATCCCCGACAATATCAAATCTAAAATATTTGATCCTTTTTTTACAACTAAAGAGATAGGAAAAGGAACAGGGATGGGTCTTGAAACTGTTCAGAGGATTATACTAAGACATAAGGGCTCTATTAAAGTAGAATCTGTACCTGGTAGCACAACTTTTACAATATGTATTCCTATTAATTCTGTTATTTCTAACAACCTTTAA
- a CDS encoding phytoene desaturase family protein, with amino-acid sequence MKKKIAVIGSGFSGLSAAAYAAKDGHEVHLFEKNNDVGGRARNFKTENGYTFDMGPSWYWMPDIIESFFKDFGQNVSDFYTLIPLDPQFEMVFTDDVMGIPHDYQEMKALFEKTETGAGKMLDEFMTDAQYKYEVGMKDFVNKPCHSWLEFVSPTIAKSALKLDLLTNFKRFVRKYFTNPKLIVLMEFPVIFLGAAPKDIPALYSLMNYGGYKLGTWYPMGGFSKIIDAMKDIVIKQGTEINCNANVEKIIIKDNKASGLIVNQQEIDFDIIIASSDYHHTETLLPKEFRNYDEKYWEKRIFAPSCLIYYLGFKEKLPNLTHHTLFFENNLDLHTEEIYTDKKWPTKPLFYACCPSKTDPSVAPEGSENVFLLMPVATGIEDSEEIREVYFKEMISRLEKHTGASDLLSKIDYKKSYCIQDFKEDYNAYQGNAYGLANTLSQTAVLKPSLRNKKLKSLFYTGQLTVPGPGVPPSIISGKIAAHEASKN; translated from the coding sequence ATGAAAAAGAAAATTGCGGTAATTGGTTCGGGGTTTTCAGGACTTTCTGCTGCTGCTTATGCTGCAAAAGACGGTCATGAAGTACATCTATTTGAAAAAAATAATGATGTTGGTGGCAGAGCAAGAAATTTTAAAACCGAAAACGGCTACACCTTTGATATGGGCCCAAGCTGGTATTGGATGCCGGATATTATTGAATCTTTTTTTAAAGATTTCGGGCAGAATGTATCAGATTTCTATACACTTATTCCTTTAGATCCACAGTTTGAAATGGTCTTTACTGATGATGTGATGGGTATTCCACACGATTACCAGGAAATGAAAGCACTTTTCGAAAAAACCGAAACCGGTGCGGGAAAAATGCTTGATGAATTCATGACAGATGCTCAGTATAAATATGAAGTAGGTATGAAAGACTTTGTTAATAAACCATGTCATTCTTGGCTTGAATTTGTTTCTCCTACCATCGCAAAGAGTGCATTAAAGCTAGACTTATTAACTAATTTTAAGCGTTTTGTCAGAAAATATTTTACCAATCCAAAGTTGATCGTTTTAATGGAATTTCCGGTGATATTTCTGGGAGCAGCGCCAAAAGACATTCCCGCATTATATAGTTTAATGAATTATGGCGGGTATAAATTGGGAACATGGTATCCGATGGGCGGCTTTTCAAAAATAATTGATGCCATGAAGGATATTGTTATAAAACAGGGTACAGAAATTAATTGCAACGCCAATGTAGAAAAGATCATTATAAAAGACAACAAAGCTTCCGGTTTAATAGTTAATCAACAGGAAATTGATTTTGACATTATCATTGCTTCATCCGATTATCATCATACCGAAACCTTACTTCCAAAGGAATTCAGGAACTATGATGAAAAATATTGGGAAAAACGGATTTTTGCCCCTTCCTGCCTGATTTATTATTTAGGATTTAAAGAAAAACTGCCTAATCTTACCCATCATACTTTGTTTTTTGAAAACAATTTGGATCTGCATACCGAAGAAATTTATACTGATAAAAAATGGCCGACAAAACCGCTTTTTTATGCTTGCTGCCCTTCTAAAACAGATCCGTCAGTAGCACCGGAAGGCAGTGAAAATGTATTTCTTCTGATGCCTGTAGCAACAGGAATAGAAGATTCTGAAGAAATCAGGGAGGTTTATTTTAAAGAAATGATCTCAAGATTGGAAAAACATACCGGAGCTTCTGATCTTTTATCTAAAATTGATTATAAAAAAAGCTACTGTATACAAGACTTTAAAGAAGATTATAACGCCTATCAGGGAAATGCGTATGGTCTTGCCAATACACTCTCCCAAACTGCAGTTTTAAAACCGTCGCTTCGAAATAAAAAATTAAAAAGTCTCTTTTATACTGGTCAGCTTACCGTACCGGGACCGGGAGTTCCACCATCCATAATTTCCGGGAAAATAGCCGCGCATGAAGCCTCCAAAAATTAA